GTAACTATATATGATCATCTATTGACTTTGTGTTTACTTATGAGACAATTAGAGATGCTTTGGAAGATTCTGTGTCCAAACACTGAGTAAAGACCAGCCAACATCAcgagaaaaacatttttagggAATACACAAGAAAGCAGAGCGTTATGTTGTATTGACAAGACCGGATTGATCAATGCCCTAaaaaacaaattcctcctccttaCAGATAAAatcccaaacaaacaaagaaaaaaaacaatcaaaacaactCCAAAACCTGCCTCTTGATCTTCAGGCTAAAACCTGACAGTGGTCTAAAGCCTGAATCAGCACATGCTCAGCCAGCACACTCATTAGCACACATCCTCCAGAATACACACTAATTAGTCTATAGTAAAAAGTGCTCTTCCTACTCATTAGGCCCATAATCACCTTAAACAGTGCTGAGGAACTCTCAGCAAGTCCTAATaaatgtgtgtactgtgtgtgtgtaggagtgaGGATTTGTGCATATGCGTGAATCTCCTGTTAGTCTCCACAGGAGCCGCACGGTACACAGCCAGAGtggattttctcatttctgctcCAGCCACAGTGGGCTTTACCAGCATTAAGGAATTATAGGTAGTGACAGCATACTTTACACTGCTTTAAATTACTGAAGAGATTATGATGTTAATCTCAGAGTGCTAACCCGAGTAATGATCAGCCACAATTTCAGTGAGCCGCTTCAGCTCGCATTGGCGTGGTTGTCTTCGTTCCCTTTTTATTGTTATCTGAATTCATTAACGTTTTCAACGAAGGCAGAACAATGATCAATGATTAGCTATTAAGACAATAAATGCCCCAACACAGAGAGGATATCATGTAATTTCATGCTCTCTGGCTAAACTACAGTTCAGAGATTTGATGCATAGTCAGAGGAGAGCCCGCATTTCTCCAGCGTGTGACATTACTACACCATACTTTCTTTATGGCGACATAAAAGATGTTCCCCGACATGTTTAATAGTCTGCTTCTTTATTGTTGAGAGGAAGTACGAGGATGTCAAGGCTACGTACAGTGTTCCGGCTAATTCCGAGTAAAAGTCAATGACTTTTCATTGACTTTCAAAAACTCTGCCTGACCTAAAATTCTCccttgtttgtttatgtttttcagctcagaaaagagaaaagtggtaaacagttttattttctgctaCATTTGGGCttgctgtggaggaaaaacatcTCAAAACCACTATCTAACACGACTGTATGTGAGAAACGGGTTATACAGTATGATCTGTAAAATAACCCACTTGTTATTCCTTGTTATTTTTACGACATTTTCCTGACTTTCAGTTGACCTGAAAGCACCTCTGAAAACTCAACGACCATTTGTATCCTGGCAGCTATGTCACCTGCTTAGTTTGAAGCCACTTTATTGCCTTAAATTATTGAGTGTTGCTCAGTCCGGGTCACTGTGAACCCAGGAAAGGACAAAAGCCAGCATTTTTTTGCCCCATGTGGTCCGATATAAGAGAACGCACAATGCTTTGATGTGCCTTTTAGTGCACAATGGACCATTTCACACAACTGGTGTTGAAAACAAGCAAGTCATGAGCATCTGTCACAGTGAAATGTCTCTTAAACCCGTCAAAATCATCCTAAATGTATGTCACAATGTAAAATCTGCATAGTGGTAGTGGACTCCCTGTCCATTTAGACGTTTCAATAACAGCATTAGCTAAACTGAAAGTGACTGATACCTTGGTGGTGAGGACCTTGAAGCTGCTCTGATGGGGGATGATAGGATGCAGGAGTTGGAGGTGGAAGTTGAAGTTGTCTCCTGATGCCAGCTGTATTGTGGCAGAGAGCTGAAGGGggcacagacagcagacattaGGTGTTACTCCTCATTGGTTACCTTTAAGTGTGGCAGTAACCAACtagtaaaacataaaaattgtataaaaagtaaaaattccTGTGTTGAAATTGTGGCctcaatatttttatttcacttaacCGCAATGTGCaggaaagacacaaaacaaaaagatagATAAGGAGTGGGGGGGGTGAAGGTGTCAAGCTTGTCCGTGAGAATAATCATCTGATGTGGCTGGTGTGACGGCCAGGAGTATCCTCGCCCTGTCCCCTTCAGCCAGCGAGTGACCAGTGATGAGGGGGGTCAGACAGCTCGTAACAGCCCATCACTCACCGGGTGGGTAGCTTGTTGGTTTAGAGGGACGTGGCCTCGGCTGTGGCCCAAATCCTCACACTCTTTACACACTCGTCACTTGGCAAATGCTGCCCTCGTATAGAAAAGGCACTAAAAACTGTTCACTTGAGGCATAATTCGCCTGTACAGTACATCACTTCAACTTGTAACAGTTTGCAATTCACCACCTACCACTTCTCTAAAAGTGGACTTGTCTGATTTGGGACCAAATGTATGTTAGAAGTAGTTCATCGGGGATAAAAGCTTAGAAAGTTAGCCAAAGTAGCTTTTGGGCAATTCCACAAAACTATCAAAGCCTTAATATTCATTTCCAGTTGAATTCCTGCTCTGTCTGTAGGTATACAGCGGCTGCATGCTCAGTCACCAGGGAAAATAACTGGAACCACTGCCTTTcatctttaatttcttttgtatatactgacctagtaaaaaatatatgaacTTATCTGTACTTCACACCACAGAGGGAGCTTAACAAGTGACTGTATGATTCGGAGCGAGTGAACTATTTCTTTTGAAATGGGGTAAACTCAGTTTGTTATTCTATTAGGAAAGACAAAGCTGTTCCCTGGGGTGCCCTGCAGTTACCCCtctgagagaaggaaagagaagtggaaagagacaaaggaaaagagaaaaagagcaagaaagaggaTCGCCCCTTGAGGGCTCCGCAGCTGATCCTAGATCAGTTATGCCTTCTATCTACAGACAATTAGGAGGTTGGAGAAGCTGGGGAGGGTAAATTGTTCTTAGATCTGTACTTTGGGAGCAATGTTAACAAGGCACCACTGGAGGCATAGTTGGGTCCAtggggagagtgtgtgtgagtctgtgtgtgtgtgagtgtgagaccCATCTAATGGGCCCCCCTGAGGAAACACCCAAGAGCTAACCCAtctctgctccacacacagacacaaacacagagaaaacagactcTCTTCCCTTCAACACTGcgtttaagtgtgtgtttatacctCTTTTTCCATGAAGCTGGCACACACACCATCCTTGGGTACATTTTTTGCCATGACTGTGACAATGACTTGAGATTCTGTTTGGTACCAGTCACGTCTGCAAGAAACACACAAGCGAAAGCGGTTTAAAAAGTCTGACGACTTTTTCTATTTTCACCACAAATATGATGAATAACTAAACTTAATGAAACCAAGAACTTCAAATACTAAAAAGCAACTCATCATTAACATGTATCTCTTTGTGCATTGTATTGACCCAGTTATACAGAATAGGGCTGCTTTAACACTGTGAGGCTTGGTTTATCATTAGGATGGCATAATAAAcgaaataaacattaaaaacatacaaCAACAGATGCCTAAATAAGGCATATTTACATGCACTTACTTCActggcagagctgctgctgtctgctgggtCATTCAGGGCCCGAGATGGGACGACAattagaggaggaggatgtggcgATGAGGCAGAGGGACgaaacaaaagagacaaaaatgaggaaaaacacaacaatgacaaaagAAGCTTAGTAAGGCTTCCTTCTTTGAAGCAGGAACATACAGGCGGGTTGTTGCTCTCCACTGATGCTGAGAGCAACagtgcccccaagtggccatgCAGAGAAACTCACCGTGTTGCTGCTGCCAATCTGTGTCTGCTCtggaaaaggagagggaaaatTTGGGTGTGTGGCAGCAAACATTTAAGACACCCTCACAGCTAAATCGAACTCTAAAATACGAGGATGAAGCTATAAGACCACAACTTTTAAGCTAACACACTTGTCCACAGATAGCAGACAGATATGccccaacatacacacacacgcacacacacagacacatttgcCACCAGTTTGTTTACTGGTCCATCCACGCCCATTAAAAGCCCTGTGAGCCCAAGCAGGCCTGATCACCGTTTACCAGCAAGCTATCATACATTATTCACTGACTtcattacagagagagagagagagcacagagagagaagagagatgagATGATAGGAGGCGTGTTAATGTTGTCTTAATGAGGTCACGTTTGAAATGGTGACGAGGGGGGCTGTTTGGGGAAAAagactctctgtgtgtgtgtgtgtgcgtgtgtgtgtgtgtctttgtttctttaaaCAAGTAGGGTGCCACATGTGTTGGAATAACCATGTGCTGTGCGTGTGTTGGTTGGTGGTAAACACACTGTCACCAGCAGATGCGACGACTGCTCCTGGTGTGAGCGTCAGCAAGTGCAAGTAGGGTACTTTCAAGTTTCAAAAACACCCTggtgtgcatttgtttgtgtgtgcgaaTGCTGTCTGCAAGCAGGCCTAGGAAGGGGCTGGGTCTCATCGGGGGCTTTCAAACATCAGTAGCGTTAACTCTGATGAATCATACTGCTCCTGGGAGTacgtgtgcatgtgggtgtgaaGCGTGTTTGTCAAAACTCATGCTCTTGTTTACTTGCGATGATCCAGAGGGCCCAGGCATCACCAGAAAACACACCGCCCAGACATGGCATGCATCTTTTATTGGACTAAGCAGCTCTGCCTGCACACTCCTCCGCTGCCAACACAGACTGTAGCTTTATGGGTGTGCACAAGCTCATTTGGTGATCAGATGGGCTGATCAGCTCCCTGACGGTGCCATTTAGCTTAGTGTTGGATAGCAGGGAGCACATCATACATAGAGGTTTGAGTAATGGGCTGTGGAGTCTATAAACTAAACACTGCCATAGGCAATACTGTGTACTAACACGTTATCTTAGAAGATTTAATAAATTAGCTCAATTAAACAATTagcaatgaaataaaaaagactgtTTCATATGCGAATGAACCTAAAATAAAAGACCAATATCAGCTCTAAACACTGGTCTAACCCATACAGAAGCACAGACAAGACAGAAGTCTCAGTTCAGTGACATACTCACTTCCCATCAGCTCCTCACACCGCTTTATCCAGACCTCAAATGACTTGTCAGAAACTGTTGAAATCAtcaaaaagaacagaaatgtaCTGTCTTCATTTGTTACAAAGTAATATATGCTGATAAAAAGCTCAATTAGAGAATTTAATATTTGAGGGCATCAGTGAGGTGTTAATAAAGTGGAAAGTGGTTTGACTAAGTGCTGGACAGGGCTTAAAGCATTCATTTAAAAGATTCATTTAGTTACTATGGCCGTACATTGTGTGTTATATCAGCAGGTCAGAGGAGAGACACGTTTTACCAGCAACATTTGTTAAACTCTAAAAATAGATTCACTGCTCTTTTGACAAACAGCGCTGATGAATTTTGGACCCTGAGCccattttttaatcttttcccACTGATTGAACTGCGACCCCTTGGGGCACTTATTCAGCTGCGAACAGAGCCTTGCCTGGTGGGGTCGCCACTCTTTTTTTGACATAACAGCTTGTTCTGTAATGACATGCGTCTATAAAAATACCACATCTATTCAAATGGATTCATGCCTTGATGACAGCGATGCTGTTATAGCCATCACTTTAACATTTCCTTGTTCACCTTCTGCTGGCCAGCTCCAGCTGTCTTGTCAATAGCAAAGCTGCTTTAATCATCACAAAAATAGTGCAAGATTCTAGGTCActgacaaatacaaaaacaagaatGTACAAATGTAATGTTTTGGGTGACTTCAGCTTGACAAACTGAGTTTGAGACACTGTAGCTGTAGTAGAAAAACTAATAAGAATTTGGCCACACTGTAGACTGAAAATGGTGATAATAGTGTCTTGCTTGACGATGGCTACAGTTGTGACAAACGTGGACAGACAATGGCTTCACTAGTTTGCGTGATCTGGACTCATAATTAATACTTGCAGTTTCTGGTTTAAAATCTTTTAATCCTGATCCAACATCTTGGACGGATCCCTTGTGTCAAACCCATCCCTGGCCAAAATGCACAACTGTTCTTTTGTAACATCATCAGCATGTGACCAATATTACttaacagcaaacaaacaagcccATTAACGTATTCACCACTGCTGAAGGATGTCACACAACGGAAAAAAGTAACCTTTTATAATTATTTTAATAAGAACACATCCTGGAAAATGTCTGTAATCTGAACCGCTCTTGACTTCTCCTCTTGTAGTCTTGCTTACCCGTTTGTTGTTAAGGATTTAGAAAGTGTTCAActttgattccaaaaaagttgggatgctgtttaaaacgtgataaataaaaacagaatgctaTCATTtgcaatcaaactgtgtttactgacaatagTTTcataaagtgttcctgagctcatgtattaatatcctttgtacaatcatgtgttcacaaagtggtgaaccctgctccatcctcgcttgtgaatgactgagcctttcgaggatgcccctttcatacccaatcatgatactatcacctgttacatATTAACCTGTGTACCAGtctttgttgctcctgtccaaacttctttgaaacatgttgctgcataaAATTTAGAATAAGcttatatttataaaaatcaatgaagttgatgaggtgaaacagtCAATATATTGTATTTGTACCATTTTGAAATGAGTATATGTGACGAAGGATTAGCAAGTCATCACATACTGCTTTATGTTTTACCCAGCGTGCcatcttttttggaatcagggttgtggaATTTAGGTCAGCAAATTTATGACATGTTACCATTTTTTACGACGTTTAGAGCAAGTCAAAGAATGCCTTCTTTGTTTATGAGTATGTTAATGCAGAAtagacagtgaaaacacatttggaaaataatgaaacacCAAAACACCAGATTTCTTACCAACACCATGCCAGGTTAAATCACCATTAGGTTAAAATTTAGGTTGTACAGTATAGagttaaactgaactgaactgaaactgaataCAAGTAATGATTCAATCAAAAATGCAAACTTTCTTTAATTCGAGGCCTTTCAAATGTGAGGACTTGCTCTTTGTCATATGTGATAATGAGCAGAACATctctgggttttggactgctggtcggacaaaacaaggtACTTGAAGATGTCCCTGGGCTTTTTAGAGgggctgcatttttcacagtttctgaCATCTCAGGTGGTTAATCAGTCACTTAAGAAAATAGTGggcagattaatcgataatgaaaataactgttagctGCAGCCTTGATACAGTAAAAAAGACCAACTGTAGCTTGATGTTTGTCAATTTTGTCATGGCTAatttaaaaactgcagtaatataACCACTGTGGACCAGAACTACTGTAATACATGAAGCCATGGTGTATACAATAAATCACAATTGTTTCTTCAGAACTCATACTGCATTATATTTCAGATTTGCACCCACTGTAACTACTATAAAAACAGGCTAAAGACTTTTATGTTCATCACTGCCTTTAATTCAAATAGCACTCTGCTAGAATTACACTTATGTCAAAAAATACCACTTTTTAACCTTTATCtcttttccaaacttttttttcgTGCTCTTTcattcctctcatctctgcctTTTTAATCTTCATTATGTGACACACCCTTAATTGCTtctgtgtatgaaatgtgctatataaatagAGCGGCCTTGCCTATTTCATCCCTAGCTGAGGGACGCAGGTTTAGCACTTTGTAtccagtgaggagagagaaacagacagggTGCTGCTGCTAACAGTGGTTGGTAGAAAGTGGGATGATGGAAAGTTTGTACTGGAGGCCAAAATAGGCTGCACTCACCATCCAGTTGGTGTCCCTGAGTGAAAGCTGCATGTGCTGACTCATAGTGGTTTAGATGGTATTCTGCTATTCTgcagtggagagagaaaaaacatgcCACATACACTTAGATCAGATTATCTTGACATACTGAAAAATGgcatccactcacacacacaatttggATCATACACCTCATTAAAGAAGTTAAATCAGCAAAGCAATTCTTGTGCATAAACTGTACGCCTGGCTGGACAGTGTGTTAGAGCTtttgcaaaacaacacagaatcaCTGGGTGCATCAACATTAAACACCTATATGTGTGTGATTTCCCCTCATTCCTTCATATTATAGTACGCACCCTGTTCGCATGAAAGCAAGGGGAAGGCTGGGTTGTAGCTGCTGTGCTTTTTTGGCATCATCAACAGCACCTGTGGAGAGATGACATCACTTTTTTATCATATGTATACATTCATCCAGGCTGCATCACTTAGAAAATTAATATTCATGCAACCTAAATTTCCACCAGTGATTGCTGACTGGTGCCAGATTATCAATTCAAACATCACATTGGAAATGTTCTTTGCTGTAGTCTGGACCACAACAGCTACCCCACCATACTAAATTCTACTCATATACTTAAGGTGGtgaccaaaaacacacagacttcaaTAGGATTTGAAGCCACTTTGTGCAAGCCTTTTTCTAAACAACCATTACAACCAACAAGTACGTAGACTTACAGCTGTAGTTTTTGAGAAGTGTGTGAGCATAGGCACGCTGGCACAACCACTCAGCGTTATCAGAGTCTGCTTCCAAGGCTTCAGTTAGTGCCTACAAGGAAAGAGGTGGCATTAAAGTGGACAGCTTACAGTACACTGTTAATTCAGAAAGAGCTGTGCTCATGATGGAAAAGTAACTCTAAACAAAAGCTGACTCTGGCTGACTCACATTGTCACCACCATCCATTTTTTGAAGGCAACTTACTTTTCTGGGATTTATTTGACAAATGAAACAGTGGCAGTGCTGATTGGTTCTGAGCAGCATTAATGAGTTTTGCATGTTTGGCCTGAACTGCAATGGCAGCTGTTACAGATTTCATGGAACAGTGTGTTCAAACATTTCTGACAAGTCAATAAAACTAAGAAACAGCATTCGTTGCTAACTTCTACTTGAAACTACTAAAAGATGACACTGTGTACTTGTCATGCTGACAGCCTGACATCTTTTAAAACGGTTGTTTATCACTGATGTCACCCAGTAAGTTAACAACTTCTTCTCACTGAGAAATGCTGCATTATTAATGGTGGTGAAGTTCAATAACATTAACGTCCTGCTCGCTCGGAAATGGTTACTAAAAGTGACGCCCTGCTCTTCACTCAAAGTGATACTAACGGTAAACGTTAGCTAACTTGGCTAGCCAGTTACAGAGTCAGATTTAgtacaaacaccagaaacacCACGAACATCACTCCCTTTATACGACAGTGGATCAGAAGAACTGACAGTTAATATGATAATCCCAGAGAGCCACCGGCTATTTGGCAGAATTGATAGTTATCTTTTTTGACTAGCTCACGCTAATGTTTACCTCCAGAGCTTTCTGTGGATCTTCGTCAATGAAGCTATCGGGGAAACTGCTAAAGCGAAAGGAGAGACCAACCGTTAATCAAACGCgtagaaacactgaatgaaaatacaaaaaagctaATTCACATGTTAAATTTCACTTGCCGTTCGGTTGCCATGGGTTGCTGCGGATGTGTACAGTGTTTCTGGAGCAGCAGGAAAGTTCTAGTAGGGTATGGAGCCCAAAGGAAACGTGATAGcggcagcagccacagctcGAGCGCACTAGAAGCGGGCCTGTCAACATCCGACTGCACAGCGGTCACAGCGCCACTCCTCCACCTAACGGCCTGGAGGACTCATGACATGGCAGCGTCCTAACACGACAGCAAATGTCACAGATAACCTCAATTTAAGGGAGTAGCGGAATCGGAATCTCAAAATATTCCACAAAAATACACCGCTATTAAAACTTTAATTACAAATAGTTAGGATGCTGTggaaaacattaataaaaacagGAGGCAATCATTCCCAATGACCTACTTTGTATTCTATAACAGTAGATCATATTTTATCAGCTGATTTTTGTCTTGTAAGTCAAGTATTAAGATGCAGAATgaaaaatgtagtggagtaaaataTGCAATACAGTTTAGAAATACTATGtgacaagtaaaagtcctgcagtcaaaatattacttaagtaaaaagtacaaaagtattagaATGAAGAATGAACCATTTCAGAAATATACATAGAATTGGATTTTaaatactgatgcattaatgtgttcattacGTTAATGTCCCAACTGATAAAGGTGGGGCTAATTATTATACTGCTGGGAAACTTGTGGATAAagttttttcattattaatctgaatctgcaaactaaagctgtttaaaaaagaaagaaatagaaatagatGCAGTgcacagaaaatggaaatactatGCAAGTACCTCAAATGTGTAGTTGCATAAATGTACTTCGTTACTTATATCCTCTGATGCTGGTAAACTAAATATGGGTGAACAAATGAGTGAGGATAATTCACACAGACAATgacaaaattacatttattccATATATCTTTTCAACACCTCTGCATGAAAGCAAATGCACCAAAATAAAGCAACAGAaactccacctctccctctgctaCAAGCTTACAAAACTTACAGTATCAAGAGACCTCCAGATAAAGCAAAGGGAGGGGATTCCAAATAAATGATTTACTCAGTAATAAAGTGAAAACAGTTTTGCATAAGGTTCCCTGGGGGCAAAGGCACAGTCACAAGCATCGCCTACACCACGTTTATCCTCACAGAAGCCAGCCTAAATCGAACAAGCTCAGTTTTCATTTGGAGTGAGGGGGCTGGCTTTGTGAGGTGAAGCCAAGATCAGCTGAAGACAAAACAATGAACGTAGCATTACTTCATTATAAAGAGccagctgtttttctccttgCACAGAGTATACGGTCTTTGCAGCATAAGGAATTTTTACAAACTTGAGGGAGAGAATGGCAACAAGGCACGAAGTGTCGCGAGCtgacagacatacagtacataacacacaacacataaagATAGCAAGGCTTTAGAGGTCCATATACAGTATGCATTTATATATGTGTAACAACTAAACAGAATGTGTGCATAGCAGAGAGGATAAATAGTTGCAGTATGACTCTACAGGAGGCAATGTAGCAAAATAAAAGGCTCCAAGACCACTTCACTGGTGATTGTCAACAAAAAGAATGTCCACTGTGTAGATACATCAactaaacagcagcagtgctaaATTACTATTCTACAGACAGTGATCCCTTGTTTTCAACATGTCACAATACAAacttaataacaataaaaaaataataataatatggaaTGTTTCCCTCGCGGTTACCAGGAACAGAGGAAGCAGGGACAGGATGGACTGAGATCTTCAGGCACTTAGAGAAGAAACATACAGCAGAGGTAAACATTAGTGCAAAGTCATTTTCAAGGCAGAGGAATGATTCAGCACGTgagagtaaaaaaacaaaaccacggCGTGGGAAGAgtaaaggcagaggaggaggcacagTGTGCTGATCACATCGTTGGCTCCACGGCGCTGGAGGTGAAGTGCAAGCAGAGGGTGTGTCTGCAGAAGATGCAGAGAGGCAGTAGATTCCAGTGCATGTCTGTCTTTGGTGTCTTGTATAGTTAATGGctacagagaggacagaaggcTGAGATAAAGGACATGAACTGTTAAAGTCTGCCTCTTCTTGGAAATTAACCTGTTGAGTGCTGTGAGATTTTGGTTCCTGCCAACTCAGATGTCAGGGAGGAAGCACTGATCTTGAATTCTTTTTTTGTTACCAATTGATAATAtagtctaaaaataaaaaaataaaaagaaagaaacaaattaTAGATCAATACTTCCACGCTTACACACTTGAGTAATATTGGCCCTGGTAATACATTGccacagcacagtgcagctctGTAACTGGTCCTGAGTCAGTggagtctgtgtgcatgtgtgtgtttgg
The Chaetodon auriga isolate fChaAug3 chromosome 12, fChaAug3.hap1, whole genome shotgun sequence genome window above contains:
- the sugt1 gene encoding protein SGT1 homolog isoform X4: MATERFPDSFIDEDPQKALEALTEALEADSDNAEWLCQRAYAHTLLKNYSCAVDDAKKAQQLQPSLPLAFMRTGIAEYHLNHYESAHAAFTQGHQLDVSDKSFEVWIKRCEELMGKQTQIGSSNTTAAALPVKRDWYQTESQVIVTVMAKNVPKDGVCASFMEKELSATIQLASGDNFNFHLQLLHPIIPHQSSFKVLTTKVEFKMKKTDAIRWEKLEGEGQESNIKHFNPNQYPSSSHYAHKWDKMVVDLNEEEKDEKLEGDAALNKLFQQIYSDGSDEVKRAMNKSFMESGGTVLSTNWKDVGKRKVDMSPPADVEFKKY
- the sugt1 gene encoding protein SGT1 homolog isoform X1, translating into MATERSFPDSFIDEDPQKALEALTEALEADSDNAEWLCQRAYAHTLLKNYSCAVDDAKKAQQLQPSLPLAFMRTGIAEYHLNHYESAHAAFTQGHQLDVSDKSFEVWIKRCEELMGKQTQIGSSNTQTAAALPVKRDWYQTESQVIVTVMAKNVPKDGVCASFMEKELSATIQLASGDNFNFHLQLLHPIIPHQSSFKVLTTKVEFKMKKTDAIRWEKLEGEGQESNIKHFNPNQYPSSSHYAHKWDKMVVDLNEEEKDEKLEGDAALNKLFQQIYSDGSDEVKRAMNKSFMESGGTVLSTNWKDVGKRKVDMSPPADVEFKKY
- the sugt1 gene encoding protein SGT1 homolog isoform X2, with protein sequence MATERSFPDSFIDEDPQKALEALTEALEADSDNAEWLCQRAYAHTLLKNYSCAVDDAKKAQQLQPSLPLAFMRTGIAEYHLNHYESAHAAFTQGHQLDVSDKSFEVWIKRCEELMGKQTQIGSSNTTAAALPVKRDWYQTESQVIVTVMAKNVPKDGVCASFMEKELSATIQLASGDNFNFHLQLLHPIIPHQSSFKVLTTKVEFKMKKTDAIRWEKLEGEGQESNIKHFNPNQYPSSSHYAHKWDKMVVDLNEEEKDEKLEGDAALNKLFQQIYSDGSDEVKRAMNKSFMESGGTVLSTNWKDVGKRKVDMSPPADVEFKKY
- the sugt1 gene encoding protein SGT1 homolog isoform X3; translated protein: MATERFPDSFIDEDPQKALEALTEALEADSDNAEWLCQRAYAHTLLKNYSCAVDDAKKAQQLQPSLPLAFMRTGIAEYHLNHYESAHAAFTQGHQLDVSDKSFEVWIKRCEELMGKQTQIGSSNTQTAAALPVKRDWYQTESQVIVTVMAKNVPKDGVCASFMEKELSATIQLASGDNFNFHLQLLHPIIPHQSSFKVLTTKVEFKMKKTDAIRWEKLEGEGQESNIKHFNPNQYPSSSHYAHKWDKMVVDLNEEEKDEKLEGDAALNKLFQQIYSDGSDEVKRAMNKSFMESGGTVLSTNWKDVGKRKVDMSPPADVEFKKY